A DNA window from Candidatus Roseilinea sp. contains the following coding sequences:
- a CDS encoding hypothetical protein (possible pseudo, frameshifted) — MRYSAFSDPELRYRQRYVDLAVNPEVREIFVTRAKIIKAIREFLDSKGFLEVETPVLQPIYGGAAARPFITHHNQLNQDLYLRISFELYLKRLIVGNLERVYEIGRDFRNEGVSFKHNPEFTQLEFYAAYMDMYDVMDLAEEMLQYVARRVLPPTAEGKSQFRGHTINWLQPFKRIKLRDAILERTGVDYTQFPDRQSLADEVLRRGLLTPDVLRGKPWGKIVDSLIGDYVEKTLIEPTFLYEYPRDISPFAKSIPGDPNIVERFEGFVGGVELCNAFSELNDPFEQRQRFLEEAVNAEEGEANPVDEDYVRALMYGMPVTGGFGMGIDRLVMMFTNRDSIREVLLFPALRQEERAATH; from the coding sequence GTGCGCTACAGCGCGTTCAGCGATCCTGAGCTGCGCTACCGCCAGCGCTACGTGGACCTGGCCGTCAACCCCGAAGTGCGCGAAATTTTCGTGACGCGCGCCAAGATCATCAAAGCCATTCGCGAGTTTCTGGATAGCAAAGGGTTCCTGGAAGTGGAAACGCCGGTGCTGCAGCCGATCTACGGCGGCGCCGCAGCCCGGCCGTTCATCACCCACCACAATCAGCTCAACCAGGATCTTTACCTGCGCATTTCGTTCGAGCTCTATCTCAAGCGGCTGATCGTCGGCAACCTGGAGCGCGTGTACGAGATTGGGCGCGACTTTCGCAACGAAGGCGTGAGCTTCAAGCACAACCCCGAGTTCACCCAGCTTGAGTTCTATGCCGCCTACATGGACATGTATGACGTGATGGACCTGGCCGAAGAGATGCTCCAATACGTCGCGCGCCGCGTGTTGCCGCCCACGGCCGAGGGCAAGAGCCAATTTCGCGGGCACACCATCAACTGGCTGCAACCGTTCAAACGCATCAAACTGCGTGACGCGATCCTCGAGAGGACCGGCGTGGACTACACCCAATTCCCCGACCGCCAGTCGCTGGCCGACGAGGTGCTGCGGCGGGGACTGCTCACACCCGACGTGCTCCGTGGCAAGCCCTGGGGCAAGATTGTGGACAGCTTGATCGGCGACTATGTAGAGAAAACGTTGATCGAGCCGACCTTCCTCTACGAATACCCGCGCGACATCTCACCGTTCGCCAAGAGCATCCCCGGCGACCCTAACATCGTCGAGCGATTCGAGGGGTTCGTCGGCGGCGTGGAACTGTGCAACGCCTTCAGCGAGTTGAATGATCCATTCGAGCAACGGCAGCGCTTCCTCGAAGAAGCCGTCAATGCGGAAGAGGGCGAAGCCAACCCGGTGGACGAGGATTACGTGCGCGCCTTGATGTACGGCATGCCCGTCACCGGCGGCTTCGGCATGGGGATTGACCGGCTGGTGATGATGTTCACCAACCGCGACTCGATCCGCGAGGTACTGCTGTTCCCAGCCCTGCGGCAAGAGGAACGCGCCGCAACGCACTGA
- a CDS encoding dehydrogenase (possible pseudo, frameshifted): MRIVTQLFTWIGAAAGGAFAWKLLQPEFVQRGPSRFLAGAERGRDGRPPIALVTGASAGIGAAFARQLARAGYDLVLVARRKERLTALADSLQQQYAIEAHVLDADLADSDDIERVADVAADVSEAGRLDLLINNAGFGTVGKYADLPFESQRDMLHVHLAAPMRLTRAALPGMLRRRRGGIINVASTAGWYPLAGNATYSATKRYLINFSESLQAELEGSGVCVQALCPGFTYSEFHDREPYRASGFRREQLPAFMWQTPRRWLRRR; this comes from the coding sequence ATGCGCATCGTCACACAACTCTTCACATGGATCGGCGCAGCGGCGGGCGGCGCGTTCGCCTGGAAGTTGCTGCAGCCGGAGTTCGTCCAGCGCGGCCCCTCGCGCTTTCTGGCCGGCGCCGAAAGAGGCCGCGATGGCCGGCCGCCCATCGCGTTGGTCACTGGCGCATCGGCGGGCATCGGCGCAGCGTTCGCCCGGCAATTGGCGCGCGCCGGCTACGACCTGGTGTTGGTTGCGCGGCGCAAGGAGCGGCTCACGGCGCTCGCCGATTCGCTGCAGCAGCAATATGCTATTGAGGCGCATGTGCTCGATGCCGATTTGGCCGACTCGGATGACATCGAGCGCGTCGCCGATGTCGCGGCGGATGTGAGCGAGGCGGGCCGGCTGGACTTGCTCATCAACAATGCCGGCTTTGGCACGGTGGGCAAATACGCTGATCTGCCGTTTGAAAGCCAACGCGATATGCTCCATGTGCACCTCGCCGCGCCCATGCGCCTGACGCGGGCGGCGTTGCCGGGCATGTTGCGGCGACGCCGCGGCGGCATCATCAATGTGGCTTCGACGGCCGGCTGGTATCCTTTGGCCGGCAACGCGACCTACAGCGCGACCAAGCGATACCTGATCAACTTTTCCGAATCGCTTCAGGCGGAGTTGGAGGGCTCGGGCGTGTGCGTTCAGGCGCTGTGTCCGGGCTTCACCTATTCCGAGTTTCATGATCGGGAGCCGTATCGCGCCAGCGGCTTCCGGCGCGAGCAATTGCCGGCGTTCATGTGGCAAACGCCGAGGCGGTGGTTGCGGCGTCGTTGA
- a CDS encoding peptidase M50, with protein sequence MDLFNSILVGLTVFILLLGPLMLIHELGHFLLAKKAGIRVEEFGMGLPPRAVRLFKRGETEYTLNWLPFGAFVRMTGEEDPSDPRSFAAQPKRWRLATLAAGPFMNFLGGFVILTLAYLFFATQPTEFQYRINSIMAGSPAERLGLQPGDVILSVNGVDMTQRISSAPHQQPAANALRMQTQKAIGKDITVVVQRTVEGEAQPRQVTLTGQIPANANPNAPLGVSLSFNVTKSERVTYSIPDAITAATDDIAGIFVALARLPGELINQNIPLEQARPVGIVGITSIGVSLVDERTTETQGLLPFLRFAGFISIMIGLTNLLPIPALDGGRILFILIEAIRGKRVDPQREQWAHAIGMIILLSLSAVIVVMDIAQPITIR encoded by the coding sequence ATGGACTTATTCAACTCAATCCTGGTCGGCCTAACCGTCTTCATCCTCCTGCTCGGGCCGCTCATGCTCATCCACGAACTCGGCCACTTTCTGTTGGCAAAGAAGGCCGGCATCCGCGTTGAAGAATTTGGCATGGGCCTGCCCCCGCGCGCAGTGCGCTTGTTCAAGCGCGGCGAGACCGAATACACCTTGAATTGGCTGCCCTTTGGCGCGTTCGTGCGCATGACCGGCGAAGAAGACCCAAGCGATCCGCGCAGCTTCGCAGCGCAGCCCAAACGCTGGCGGTTGGCCACACTGGCCGCCGGTCCGTTCATGAACTTCCTGGGCGGCTTCGTCATCCTCACCCTAGCCTATTTGTTCTTCGCAACGCAGCCGACGGAGTTCCAGTACCGCATCAACTCGATCATGGCCGGCAGCCCTGCCGAACGCCTGGGACTGCAGCCGGGCGACGTCATCCTTTCGGTCAACGGCGTAGACATGACCCAGCGCATCTCCTCTGCGCCACATCAGCAGCCGGCGGCAAACGCCCTGCGCATGCAGACGCAAAAAGCCATCGGCAAAGACATCACCGTAGTCGTGCAGCGCACAGTCGAAGGCGAGGCGCAGCCCCGCCAGGTGACGCTGACCGGCCAAATTCCCGCCAACGCCAACCCGAACGCGCCGCTTGGCGTGAGCTTGTCTTTCAACGTCACGAAGTCGGAGCGCGTCACATATTCCATCCCGGACGCGATAACCGCCGCCACAGACGACATCGCCGGCATTTTCGTCGCGCTGGCGCGCCTGCCAGGCGAACTGATCAACCAAAACATCCCGCTGGAACAAGCCCGGCCGGTCGGCATCGTCGGCATCACCTCGATCGGCGTCTCGCTCGTTGATGAGCGCACGACCGAAACACAGGGGTTACTGCCGTTCTTGCGCTTCGCAGGGTTCATCAGCATTATGATTGGGCTGACCAACCTCCTGCCGATCCCGGCGCTGGACGGCGGGCGCATCCTTTTCATTCTGATCGAGGCCATTCGGGGCAAGCGCGTGGATCCACAACGCGAACAGTGGGCGCACGCCATCGGCATGATAATCTTGTTAAGCTTGTCGGCCGTGATCGTCGTGATGGACATTGCACAACCCATCACAATCCGTTGA